The Chlamydiales bacterium genome has a segment encoding these proteins:
- a CDS encoding LicD family protein yields MKRRDPYSVGRIYQSLSLLDQLFNLNQITYWIDGGTLIGATRHGGFIPWDYDADIEIFEEDAPRVWALEKSFYRFGLKLMRTYFGFKVVRRRGLGDGIDIFLMKRDKETGNIILAHEMARENWPDNYWEPHELENLTRVKFGPIELTASSSPMRYLKTQYGEDVMEYAWWTREDKKKVKIIDFSPAEFLIASPWPIPIR; encoded by the coding sequence TTGAAAAGAAGAGATCCCTACAGCGTTGGCAGGATCTACCAGTCTCTCTCTCTTTTAGATCAGCTATTTAACTTGAATCAGATCACCTACTGGATTGATGGAGGAACTCTCATTGGAGCCACGCGGCACGGAGGATTTATCCCCTGGGATTATGATGCCGATATTGAAATTTTCGAAGAGGACGCTCCAAGAGTCTGGGCACTTGAAAAGAGCTTCTACCGCTTCGGTCTAAAGCTTATGCGCACATATTTTGGATTTAAAGTAGTGCGAAGAAGAGGCCTTGGCGATGGAATCGATATCTTTCTAATGAAGAGAGATAAAGAGACGGGGAATATCATTCTTGCACATGAAATGGCCAGAGAAAATTGGCCCGATAACTACTGGGAGCCTCACGAGCTTGAAAATCTAACGCGCGTTAAGTTCGGGCCCATTGAACTCACCGCCTCCTCCTCGCCGATGCGCTACTTGAAGACGCAGTATGGAGAAGATGTCATGGAGTACGCCTGGTGGACTAGAGAAGATAAGAAAAAAGTGAAGATCATAGACTTCTCCCCCGCCGAATTTCTCATCGCGAGCCCCTGGCCAATACCCATCCGCTAA
- a CDS encoding inverse autotransporter beta domain-containing protein has protein sequence MRSKHVLTTLTLFSISLLCNTATASERRHGAPLISILKEEQPEEPSPAPVLASGPFIPPIQENKKEEVNPSTLKKPERDETCSTSAAKGYMNLRHIEANGIGYKHGYSTAELFFANSEKSFIPFLDLRGHLFNTGKFAGNVGLGFRNFPSESSRAFGANIFYDFRRERKHNFHQVGLGLESLGAVWDFRANGYIPVGSNSDYFDSEFHEFDEHEIILRRKKDIAMYGVDAEAGAHVYRWNNLDLYTGIGPYYFVRGHKDAIGGKARVNARFFADCAFNLSLEGTVSYDSLFKDIYQGQLSISFPLARSKKVEKGRHKGTCSDFTALQRRLVLPVVRDEIIVIKRKKKNSVAINPATGLPYQVWFVNNTSSSLGTFESPYPTLEMAQNASSPNDIIYVFSGNGTTTGMDSGITMQAGQKLLGSGTKHPLSTTAGTITIPAFTNINPILSSTLLGSDGIVLLANNNEIAGLTLDATNGRAGILYQESDPISGLLVRNNLILGGPGGSGTGTGSGSTAIAIRVENLDGDLTVHDNTFIGGTAGTGISTTTAINGNSKHYIFKNTISGFVSSAIDLEASESGARSFASIHNNTITGEATGGGISIITSPTDPDESFFSAMVEDNQFNDINGTALALHVSQSSNSSGLFQVTGNTFNNCSTPFNASVDTVGQTSCVIFNNNTAFTNSGPYVFDGTNGLLKAAIDDNIGDLQVVGTIHLSKAEGFQCVN, from the coding sequence ATGCGCTCAAAACACGTACTCACTACTCTCACACTATTTTCCATCTCTCTTCTATGCAATACAGCTACCGCATCAGAAAGAAGACACGGCGCGCCCTTGATCTCAATTTTAAAAGAGGAGCAACCAGAGGAACCATCTCCTGCTCCAGTTCTTGCTTCAGGGCCTTTCATTCCTCCTATTCAAGAAAATAAAAAGGAGGAGGTGAATCCATCCACGTTGAAGAAGCCAGAAAGAGATGAGACCTGCTCGACCTCCGCTGCTAAAGGCTACATGAATCTGCGCCATATCGAAGCGAACGGTATTGGGTATAAACACGGGTATTCAACAGCAGAGCTCTTCTTTGCCAATAGTGAGAAAAGTTTTATTCCCTTCCTAGATCTACGCGGCCACTTGTTTAACACTGGTAAATTTGCCGGAAACGTCGGGTTGGGTTTTAGAAATTTTCCCAGCGAATCTTCGCGCGCTTTTGGAGCTAACATCTTCTACGACTTTAGACGAGAGAGAAAACACAACTTCCATCAGGTGGGACTGGGACTGGAATCCCTTGGCGCAGTCTGGGATTTCCGCGCCAACGGATATATCCCTGTGGGATCTAACAGCGACTATTTTGACAGTGAGTTTCACGAGTTCGATGAGCATGAGATCATCCTCCGCCGCAAAAAAGACATTGCGATGTATGGAGTTGATGCTGAAGCCGGCGCCCACGTTTATCGCTGGAACAACTTAGACCTCTACACTGGAATTGGGCCCTACTACTTCGTTAGAGGCCACAAGGATGCAATCGGCGGCAAAGCGCGCGTTAATGCGAGGTTTTTTGCAGACTGTGCATTTAATCTCTCTCTCGAAGGAACCGTCTCTTACGACTCGCTTTTTAAGGATATCTACCAGGGCCAACTCTCTATCTCCTTCCCCCTTGCAAGAAGCAAGAAGGTCGAAAAGGGACGACATAAGGGAACATGTTCGGATTTCACGGCACTTCAAAGACGTCTAGTGCTGCCTGTCGTGCGTGATGAGATCATCGTTATCAAGAGAAAGAAGAAGAATAGCGTGGCGATCAACCCTGCTACAGGGCTTCCTTACCAGGTCTGGTTTGTAAATAACACGAGCTCTTCTCTTGGAACTTTTGAGAGCCCCTACCCTACTCTTGAGATGGCTCAGAACGCCTCTTCACCTAACGATATCATCTACGTCTTCTCAGGCAATGGAACAACAACAGGCATGGATAGTGGAATCACTATGCAGGCTGGACAGAAGCTCTTAGGCTCTGGAACTAAGCATCCGCTCTCAACAACTGCTGGAACTATCACCATCCCCGCCTTTACGAACATTAATCCAATTCTCTCAAGCACCCTGCTTGGCAGCGATGGCATCGTTCTCCTCGCGAATAATAATGAGATTGCCGGGTTAACCTTGGATGCGACGAATGGCAGAGCCGGTATCCTTTATCAGGAATCAGACCCGATTTCAGGTCTATTGGTCCGCAATAACTTAATCCTCGGTGGCCCCGGCGGATCGGGCACAGGAACGGGCTCGGGCTCTACTGCCATAGCAATTAGAGTAGAAAATCTGGATGGCGACCTGACTGTCCACGACAATACATTTATTGGTGGAACTGCAGGCACAGGAATCTCGACAACAACCGCTATCAATGGAAATAGCAAGCATTATATCTTTAAAAACACAATTAGCGGCTTTGTAAGTTCAGCCATCGACCTTGAGGCTTCGGAATCCGGAGCTAGGTCGTTCGCAAGTATTCACAATAATACGATCACCGGAGAAGCAACCGGCGGTGGTATTAGTATCATAACTTCCCCAACCGATCCAGATGAGTCTTTCTTCAGCGCAATGGTCGAAGACAACCAGTTCAATGATATTAACGGTACTGCTTTAGCTCTGCATGTTAGCCAGAGCTCAAATAGCAGCGGCCTCTTCCAAGTGACTGGAAACACTTTTAATAACTGTAGCACTCCATTTAATGCTTCAGTGGATACTGTGGGACAGACCTCTTGCGTGATCTTCAACAACAATACAGCCTTCACGAACTCTGGCCCTTACGTATTTGATGGAACAAATGGCTTATTAAAAGCGGCAATTGATGATAATATTGGCGATCTACAAGTGGTAGGAACGATCCATCTCTCCAAGGCTGAAGGCTTTCAATGCGTCAACTAA
- a CDS encoding class I SAM-dependent methyltransferase, with protein MKALLCFLFFAQASAAEKSCSEAFTSIYSNLEWGVAEDGDPSSGWGSFPVNASAYMEFLTNFIRSNDIHDVVDLGCGTWEFSRYIDWSGVNYVGVDVVEQVVQLNQKKFGAANIHFVQGDILAMSLPAGDLMICKDVLQHLQHADIQTFLKKIKQYKHCLLTNDLAISFTDSVDRTKSNRENEYRGRNRPLDLTKPPFNIKGSKVLSYPIGDHIKQVLYIRNDSL; from the coding sequence ATGAAAGCATTGTTATGTTTCTTGTTTTTTGCACAAGCAAGTGCTGCAGAGAAGAGTTGCTCTGAGGCGTTTACATCAATCTATAGCAACTTGGAATGGGGAGTGGCTGAGGATGGGGATCCATCGTCAGGTTGGGGTTCCTTTCCTGTGAATGCATCTGCATATATGGAGTTTTTAACTAATTTCATTCGCTCTAATGATATTCATGATGTGGTAGATTTGGGTTGTGGCACATGGGAATTTTCACGATATATAGATTGGAGTGGTGTCAATTATGTTGGAGTTGATGTAGTAGAGCAAGTGGTCCAACTAAACCAGAAAAAATTTGGCGCTGCTAATATTCATTTTGTGCAGGGAGATATTCTCGCTATGTCTCTTCCTGCGGGAGATTTGATGATATGCAAAGATGTGTTGCAACACTTACAACACGCGGATATTCAGACATTTCTAAAAAAAATTAAGCAGTATAAGCACTGTCTATTAACAAATGATCTTGCTATCAGTTTTACTGACTCTGTAGACAGAACAAAAAGTAACAGAGAAAATGAGTATCGAGGAAGGAACCGCCCATTGGACCTTACAAAACCCCCATTCAATATTAAGGGTAGTAAAGTTCTTTCATACCCTATTGGTGATCACATTAAGCAGGTGTTATACATTCGGAATGACTCTCTTTAG